Proteins encoded within one genomic window of Amycolatopsis nigrescens CSC17Ta-90:
- a CDS encoding TetR/AcrR family transcriptional regulator — MFVAEQSLRERKKQRTHQAISDSAIRLFLESGFEKVSVAEVAAAAEVSKPTLFKYFPTKEDLVLHRFADHTEEAATVVRERPSDETPLDALHRNFTRGLRERDPITGLNDDAEVVAFNRLLYGTPSLVARLSQFTERSERALAGALRTGGDELTALLAAGQIVTVQRLLALENYRLIAAGAAADDRYPGAVADADRGFALLRSGLSPYC; from the coding sequence TTGTTCGTGGCCGAGCAGAGCTTGCGGGAACGGAAGAAGCAGCGCACACATCAGGCGATCTCGGACTCGGCGATCCGGTTGTTCCTGGAGTCGGGGTTCGAGAAGGTGTCGGTGGCCGAGGTCGCGGCGGCCGCCGAGGTGTCCAAGCCGACCCTGTTCAAATACTTCCCCACCAAAGAAGACCTTGTCCTGCATCGCTTCGCCGACCACACGGAGGAGGCCGCCACGGTGGTGCGCGAGCGACCGTCCGACGAGACACCGCTGGACGCTCTGCACCGGAACTTCACCCGTGGCCTGCGGGAGCGGGATCCGATCACCGGCTTGAACGACGACGCCGAAGTTGTCGCGTTCAACCGACTGCTCTACGGCACGCCGAGCCTGGTCGCGCGGCTTTCCCAGTTCACCGAGCGGTCCGAGCGAGCGCTGGCTGGGGCGCTGCGGACTGGTGGCGACGAGCTGACCGCGCTGCTCGCCGCCGGGCAGATCGTCACGGTGCAGCGGCTGCTGGCGCTGGAGAACTACCGCCTGATCGCGGCCGGAGCCGCGGCCGACGACCGCTACCCGGGCGCTGTCGCGGACGCGGATCGTGGCTTCGCGCTGCTTCGCTCGGGGCTTTCCCCGTACTGCTAG
- a CDS encoding MmcQ/YjbR family DNA-binding protein yields the protein MPTWEEAVAIAKELPEVEESTSYRTPALKVSGKSFARLRTEAEGGLVLMCDLDEKEALLASGDPAFYTTPHYDGYGAILVDLEKVAVDQLTELIEESWRRKAPAKLRKAFDAD from the coding sequence ATGCCAACTTGGGAAGAAGCTGTCGCCATCGCGAAGGAGTTGCCGGAGGTCGAGGAGTCGACCTCGTACCGGACTCCCGCGCTGAAGGTCTCCGGCAAGAGTTTCGCGCGCCTGCGCACCGAAGCCGAGGGCGGTCTCGTGCTGATGTGCGACCTCGACGAGAAGGAGGCGCTGCTCGCTTCGGGCGATCCCGCGTTTTACACGACTCCGCACTACGACGGCTACGGCGCGATCCTGGTCGACCTGGAGAAGGTCGCCGTCGACCAGCTCACCGAGCTGATCGAGGAGTCCTGGCGACGCAAGGCACCGGCCAAGCTACGCAAGGCTTTCGACGCGGACTGA
- a CDS encoding MafI family immunity protein, producing the protein MVEGLPHWQDEARSGEAQYLVVMPDDYLHSLQTLASSLKGRATQAVETEVGASLDSRIDYSIDLIEHNEPGVALEDLAQNVYEFDLTLSLAEYQVFDRAGRSMRMSPERWTFLRELVEEQH; encoded by the coding sequence ATGGTGGAAGGCTTGCCGCACTGGCAAGACGAAGCCCGATCTGGTGAAGCTCAGTACCTTGTGGTTATGCCGGATGACTACCTGCACTCGCTCCAGACCCTTGCGAGCAGCTTGAAGGGCCGTGCGACGCAAGCTGTGGAGACTGAGGTCGGGGCATCGCTGGACTCCCGGATCGATTACTCCATTGACCTTATTGAGCACAACGAACCGGGAGTAGCGCTCGAAGATCTCGCTCAGAACGTGTACGAGTTCGATCTCACTCTGAGTCTCGCCGAGTACCAGGTCTTCGACCGGGCAGGCCGCTCGATGCGGATGTCCCCGGAGCGCTGGACGTTTCTGCGTGAGCTGGTGGAGGAACAACATTGA
- a CDS encoding site-specific integrase: protein MIPPLRIAGPPRSRAGVRTVIMPHAVRAELVKHLAEFVGPEDGALLFTGKKGFAVRRPNFAQLSKWTKVVAGLGLKGLHFHDLRHAGNVWASKAGMSTKDLMARMGHDDMRAALIYQRATSDADERIAAKLSELVEDHRQGTEVGDEDTAD from the coding sequence GTGATTCCACCCCTGCGAATCGCCGGGCCGCCGAGGTCGCGTGCCGGGGTGCGGACGGTGATCATGCCGCACGCGGTGCGGGCCGAGCTGGTCAAGCACCTGGCCGAGTTCGTGGGGCCGGAGGATGGCGCGTTGCTGTTCACCGGCAAGAAGGGGTTCGCGGTGCGCCGGCCGAACTTCGCGCAGCTCTCGAAGTGGACGAAGGTGGTGGCGGGCCTCGGACTCAAGGGCCTGCACTTCCACGATCTGCGGCACGCGGGCAACGTGTGGGCGTCGAAGGCGGGTATGTCGACCAAGGACCTGATGGCGCGGATGGGTCACGACGACATGCGGGCGGCGCTGATCTACCAGCGGGCGACCAGTGACGCGGACGAGCGGATCGCGGCGAAGCTCTCAGAGCTCGTCGAAGATCATCGTCAGGGCACCGAAGTTGGTGACGAGGACACCGCCGACTGA